From Bos taurus isolate L1 Dominette 01449 registration number 42190680 breed Hereford chromosome 29, ARS-UCD2.0, whole genome shotgun sequence, a single genomic window includes:
- the LOC282255 gene encoding interferon-induced transmembrane protein 3 (1-8U) (The RefSeq protein has 1 substitution compared to this genomic sequence), with amino-acid sequence MNRTSQLLLTGAHGAVPPAYEVLKEEHEVAVLGAPQSQAPLTTTVINIRSDTAVPDHIVWSLFNTIFMNWCCLGFVAFAYSVKSRDRKMVGDITGAQSYASTAKCLNICSLVLGILLTVVLIVLVSNGSLMIVQAVSELMQNYGGH; translated from the exons ATGAACCGCACATCCCAGCTCTTACTCACTGGGGCCCACGGGGCGGTGCCCCCAGCCTATGAGGTGCTCAAGGAGGAGCACGAGGTGGCCGTGCTGGGGGCGCCCCAGAGCCAGGCGCCCCTGACGACCACGGTGATCAACATCCGCAGCGACACCGCCGTGCCCGACCACATCGTGTGGTCCCTGTTCAACACCATCTTCATGAACTGGTGCTGCCTGGGCTTCGTGGCATTCGCCTACTCTGTGAAG TCTAGGGACCGGAAGATGGTCGGCGACATCACTGGGGCCCAGAGCTACGCCTCCACCGCCAAATGCCTGAACATCTGCTCCCTGGTCCTGGGCATCCTTCTGACTGTCGTCCTCATCGTCCTCGTGTCCACCGGCTCCCTGATGATCGTTCAGGCAGTCTCGGAGCTCATGCAGAACTACGGAGGCCACTAG